The Candidatus Eremiobacterota bacterium genome has a segment encoding these proteins:
- a CDS encoding OPT family oligopeptide transporter has protein sequence MSSSEHHQTPGDLDEKTGDATDAGGGEKNFVIEKVPSMDFTGMSPDEIENYWVKHIYKGDKERQLTFRSVLMGMLLGGIMSLSNLYVGLKTGWGIGVAITSCILAFSIFKALQRLLPFWIKQEFTVLENNMMQSAASAAGYMTSAGLVSAIPALMMLTGQTMSPLELILWLAAVSFLGCIMAIPMKRQMINVEQLKFPSGIAAAETLQSMHAHGGEAALKARTLGLSAIVGVLVAWFRDGKVAWMKGLNIPGMFPLPFSIFGVPCSKLTIGFEGSLIMIGAGAIIGLKVTISMLAGAVINYILLAPFLIKSGVIKEAAGYREIVKWSLWPGVALMLTSSLVTFALNWKVLARAFKGLGAMFGGARKGDEDPIERVESPMSWFIIGVIVVGAYCVYLQTTMFQIHWWMGVLAVLLSFVLSIVACRASGETDINPIGAMGKITQLTYGVIAPGNVTANLMTASITSGAASHSADLLSDLKSGYILGANARMQFIAQFFGIIAGALFSVPVYNLLVPNASVLGTDKIPAPAAQVWKGVAELLSKGIESLPPSALFAVKIAAVLGVALALLEWYVPKSRKYLPSAAGLGMAFVIPFFNSFSMFIGAVIAYLYHRYYRSAARMYTIPISSGLIAGESLMGIVIAALTMLNIIR, from the coding sequence ATGAGCAGTTCAGAGCATCACCAGACCCCCGGGGATTTGGATGAAAAGACCGGCGATGCCACAGATGCGGGCGGCGGGGAAAAGAATTTCGTCATTGAAAAAGTCCCCTCAATGGATTTTACCGGCATGTCTCCCGACGAGATAGAGAATTACTGGGTGAAGCATATTTACAAGGGCGACAAGGAGCGGCAGCTCACTTTCAGATCGGTCCTCATGGGCATGCTGCTGGGAGGGATCATGTCCCTCTCAAACCTCTATGTGGGCCTCAAAACAGGGTGGGGCATAGGAGTGGCCATCACGTCCTGCATACTTGCCTTCAGCATCTTCAAGGCTCTCCAGAGGCTTCTTCCGTTCTGGATAAAACAAGAATTCACCGTCCTTGAGAACAACATGATGCAGTCAGCAGCATCAGCGGCAGGATATATGACATCGGCGGGGCTTGTTTCGGCCATTCCCGCTCTTATGATGCTCACAGGCCAGACCATGTCTCCCCTCGAGCTTATCCTTTGGCTTGCCGCAGTGAGTTTTCTCGGGTGTATCATGGCCATTCCCATGAAGCGGCAGATGATTAACGTGGAGCAGCTCAAGTTTCCCAGCGGCATTGCTGCGGCGGAGACGCTTCAGAGCATGCATGCCCACGGCGGAGAGGCTGCCCTCAAGGCCAGGACGCTTGGTCTCTCGGCAATAGTGGGAGTTCTGGTGGCATGGTTCCGTGACGGCAAAGTTGCCTGGATGAAGGGCCTCAATATCCCGGGAATGTTCCCCCTTCCCTTTTCCATATTCGGCGTCCCCTGCAGCAAGCTCACCATAGGATTCGAGGGGAGCCTCATCATGATAGGCGCCGGTGCCATCATCGGCCTGAAGGTCACCATCAGCATGCTGGCAGGTGCCGTGATCAATTATATCCTGCTGGCCCCCTTCCTGATAAAGTCCGGCGTGATAAAGGAGGCGGCAGGCTACAGGGAGATCGTGAAGTGGAGCCTCTGGCCCGGCGTGGCCCTGATGCTTACCTCCTCCCTTGTCACTTTTGCCCTCAACTGGAAGGTTCTGGCCCGGGCTTTCAAGGGGTTGGGCGCCATGTTCGGAGGAGCCAGGAAGGGCGATGAGGATCCCATAGAGCGCGTTGAATCCCCCATGTCGTGGTTCATCATAGGGGTCATTGTAGTGGGTGCTTACTGCGTGTATCTCCAGACCACAATGTTTCAGATACACTGGTGGATGGGTGTGCTTGCCGTGCTTCTCTCCTTTGTGCTCTCCATTGTGGCCTGCAGGGCGAGCGGCGAGACCGATATCAATCCCATCGGGGCCATGGGAAAAATCACGCAGCTCACTTACGGGGTGATTGCACCCGGGAACGTGACGGCAAACCTCATGACGGCATCAATCACCTCGGGAGCGGCCTCACACTCAGCCGATCTTCTCTCTGATCTCAAGAGCGGCTATATCCTTGGAGCAAACGCGCGTATGCAGTTCATCGCCCAGTTTTTTGGCATTATCGCAGGGGCCCTTTTTTCGGTGCCGGTATACAACCTGCTTGTTCCCAACGCGAGTGTTCTCGGCACAGACAAGATACCCGCCCCGGCGGCGCAGGTATGGAAAGGCGTGGCGGAGCTTCTCTCCAAGGGTATTGAATCACTGCCACCCTCGGCCCTTTTCGCCGTCAAGATAGCGGCGGTGCTCGGCGTGGCACTGGCCCTCCTGGAATGGTATGTGCCGAAATCAAGAAAATACCTCCCCTCGGCAGCGGGCCTCGGAATGGCTTTCGTAATTCCCTTCTTCAACAGTTTCTCGATGTTCATCGGCGCCGTCATCGCCTATCTTTATCACCGGTATTATCGCAGCGCTGCCAGGATGTACACCATACCCATAAGCTCCGGCCTTATAGCGGGGGAGAGCCTCATGGGAATTGTCATCGCGGCGCTCACCATGCTCAATATAATAAGATGA